From the Lathyrus oleraceus cultivar Zhongwan6 chromosome 3, CAAS_Psat_ZW6_1.0, whole genome shotgun sequence genome, the window AGAGCCGGtgaatataagtgtttgatgcCTACGAATTAAATAAAATCCTTCATACTTTTTGCTATCATGAAATTGATAAATGAACCATACAAACGGTTGCAAGATATACAAAAGGAAGGAACAGAAATACCCGActggttggttcagaggtacctggtactagactcggtagggcgaactacggttcgatcccccacaaccttcaaaaaggggatatatataaaggggtacctcactagtgtaccagaccccgtgctaagaaaaggatcaaagtcactaaccggctacttcactaagtgcgtgcgAAGGCAAaaggcttaatgtgattgcgctagaatgaaaccgaGTGAAATAGAAACGAGGGAcactaggttgagctataatagcatgattcaaACTGGCTTGTACAAAGGAGAGGTCCACGTTAATGCATATTGCTTGTGTCGTCactgtatctttagtgttttacttgagtatCTGCCGTCTTAACAAAGTACCTGACAACCACGTACGAATTAGAAATGTATTCGTGTTTAATTAGTGTTTTCAAATTTCaattgcttgaggacaagcaaagattcaagtttagaggagtttgataacgcgaaaatacatcatatatttgccttgatttacactcaaagaaCATACCACTTTAgtttatattccgattattccgcaagtattcgagttatttttgcaggtatttcaatctCCATGCGTAAATGAGCAAAGtgtagaaaaggaagaaaaagaagaagaaaaagatgagAAAGCATCagaaaaacagaaaatagaagAACACAGAAATtgttgatgtgacgaccgtcacaaggtGTATGACGACCGACACGCccagcctgtgacgaccgtcacaggcccatgacgagcgtcacacggCCAGAATTAACGCCTTGAAGCAGTCAACAGAAGCAACCAAAACGTGCCTAAATTCCAGGAACATAACCACTTTCCCGTGGATTTCTCACTCAACTGAGTCATGCCTTATTTCTCTCAACTTCCATGACCTAGCAAGAGATATAAAAAGGACAAAAGTTGGAAACGGGGGCACGTCTACTCTCCCTCTGCAATTTATTTCTCTACAGCATTTTAGCTTTTTAGTGTTATTTTCCTTCTGCAACATTTGTTTTCCCTTTCCGAAAGTCAGTTACCATTCCGTTTAGAATTTCCGTTTTCCCATTTCCTTTCCGTTTTTCAattagccaaagtagtagtttcctacactggggaactactaactttatttaatttagtaagcaattgtatcgaagaagcagaatcctaccgacctgtggaggactgctcaagtactccaagaTTCGACGCACTCTGTTAAACTCCTTTGCCAGgttttttattcaattattattataattatgtttgcTGCACTGTTAATCTGTTTATGCTCGTCTGTGTTTGCGCTATTTAACATGTCCGGTTAAattaccggtatcggtatgtaacaatttaattagacgggatttaataataatcggtgaaaactccttttctcaaacaatcttttcGATTGTGGTTTTTAACTTAAATTTAATTGACTTTGTCACAaaagtgagaagctatttaatacgattttgccacgagagtgggaaattaactaaggtgagaaccaacaatcgcgagagcgtgaggctcgaactggatagtaaaactaggcattgattttaaaaacagcgagaacactttaaaagcaattagaacctacctattttcaaaaagtatttttaacttcaaatgggacagcgagatcgtacattctgacttaaaggtataggctgaatcaacaatcacgagagtgtgagataaagccttttaaataagtattttctactgaaagatatttggtatttaaattatacaccggtgacttattGAATCCCTGgcgattaatgcgttgcatactgattcctCCTATTAATACTTTCTTAAAACTtaacttcccttagatttaattttctgcaaccaaacttctaaaaatcattcccttagctaaacatagtaacgtcGATTGCATTAGTTTGACCATTTGTCTCTGTGGGttcaatatcttttaaaactaaaacgagtggactgtgcacttgcagtcaagtacccgatagactatattctatatacagtCACGACACGTATCAATTTTCTTTTGGGTTTTGGCACTAGATCCCACACATCATTTATGGAAAATTAATTGAGTTCTTTGCATTGCCAAAATCCATTCAGAGTCTAGAAAAGCTTCATTAACGGATGTTGGTTCTATGGTAGAACCCAATCCAAGAAGAGTTTCTTCATCTTGTCTAAATGAAGATCTGGTTCTGACAGATTGTGACTTGTCACCAAGAATAAGTTCTTCATAGTGAGAGAGTCTTTACTTGAGCTTCTTCTAAGGTGATGATGTGTCAACATCTTCTGATATGTCAGTAGCTTCTGATGCTGATTGTTTGGTTTCAAGTTGAACACCCTCAATGTTTGAATATGTGATCTTCAGTTACCATGACTGGTGTCTCAACTTGGCTACTAAGGATGTCTATTTTGATTCTGACTCTGAATCTGATTATGGCTCTGAAACTTTTGTTCTAGCCATGAGTACTACATTAGCTTATTCTCCTTCAGAGTCATCTTCTAAGGAGTCAGAGTCGTCCCACATTTCCATTAGACCTTTCTTCTTCTCTTTGGATAATATTTTCTTAGGCTTTTACTTGATGATTTTAGGACACTCATTCATGTAGTGACTTGGTTTTCTGCATTCATAGTAGGTAACCTTTGTCTTTACTCCAGACTTATCATGTCTAGAGTCTGACTCAGATCGTCCTCCTTTTATATAACCTCTAAAGTTTATTTGTCTTTTCTTCTAGAGACAGTTGACTCTTTTGGATAGTAGAGACATCTCATactcatcatcagaatcttcttcaGATTCTTCTTTATCAACTTATAGAGCTTTGAATTTTGACTTCAGAGCCACAAAATTTTTCTTCCTCTGAGGCTCATCCACTTCTAAGTCTATTTCATGAATTCTCAAATAACTCACTAGCTCTTCCATAATTGTTATAATAAGATCCTTTGACACCATTAGTGTTGTCACTATTGGCCTCCATTTCTTTGGCAACGTTATGATGATTTTATTTACATGATTTGCAGTTGTATATCTTTTGTCCAAAACTTTCAAATCAACAAGAAGAGTTTGAAACCATGAAAGCATACTCTCGATAGTTTCATCTTTTTCCATTTTGAAAGCCTCATAGTTTTGAATCAAGGCCATGGCCTTGGCTTCTTTCACCTACTCATTTCCTTCATAAGTCATTCTTAATGAATCAAACATAGACTTAGCAGAGTCTCTATTTGTAATCTTTTCATACTCAGTGtaggaaataacattcaacaaAATTGTTCTTGATCCATAGTGATTTTTGTTATCTCTCTTTTAATGTTCACTCATTTTTCTTTTGTCAAGCTTAACACCATTTGAGTTTACAGGATGTGTGTATCCACCTACTACCATATCTCCTAAATTTGCATCATAACTGAGGAAGAAACTTTCAGTTTTATCCTTCCaataatcaaacttttctccatcaatTATTAAAAGTTTAGCATAATAGTGATAATTGTTTCTTGTATATGACTTCTCACCACTGGTAAATGCCATTGTATGTTCAAATAAAAGTTGGACCTTTATCTCACACAGTTAAGTGTTTGACACAAAGTTGTCAATACCAGAACCAgactctgataccaattgaaggtgcaagaaacacaagaaaggggggttgaattgggtttctaGTATGATACATTTTCATGACCTAAAACAAAATCTTAAAAAAATTAAGACAATGATAAAGTACTCAAGGATTTATATCCTGGTTCACCATTAACTAAGCTACCTCTAGTCCTCTCTTCGAAGTGATTTCGCTTTAGAAAATGACTTAATCCATTAATCAAACTGATTACAAACCAATGACAACTTGTCACTAATTTCTTAAGAATTATGCAACTGCTCCCCTAAGAAATTAGACGGTCATTGACTTCTTAATATCCTGACCAACTTGGTCACTTAAGGAGATTTAATCCTTAATGACTACCTGTCACTGACTTCTCAAGAGCCTGGCCAACCTAGTTGCTTGAGGAATACAACTAGAGTTACAATAACACGTTTTCCGTTTAAATAGTTTATTTGTTGATAAGCAGAGTACACAAAATTACAACAGAGTTTCACACTTAAGCAAGATATGAAATAGATAGCTATAAGTGTTTGAAAATAAATTTTCTCTCTTCTCTTTTATTTTTTGCGTAGATGATTTTTCTTTGTTCTTGTGATTTGTTGTTTTTATCTTTTTTGTTTGTTGCTTGCTTTATTTTCTCAGATGTTTTTCATTTTTCCGATTGTTTTTCTATCGCCAATTCTTTAATGGATCTTTCATCATGGAATTTCAACTTTGAAGCCTTTTTATTTTGCAATCATCCATCATCACCCTTTCTATTTTGTTATCATTTAAAAAAATCCCTTGATATTTTTATATAGGAAGAATTAGACCCGTTGAAGAATAGGGTTAGACCTTTCTTCGAGGTATGCTTTTTGCTGTAGAGTAGGTAGGTACATCAGTAAATCTTGGGTAGGTAGAAAATCATTTTCTAGCCATTTGAAGTAGTACTTATTTATTTGACGTTTGATTAGAATATGCATAGTAATTCTTTACCCATTAAAATACTATATAACAAAGACTTGGCATACGGGTGATAAAACAAATGTTTAGAGTTCAAAATCTATTGGAGCTGCCTTCTTCGTAAGAGTTTACTAGTGATAATTAGAGTAGACAAAATCTTCAGGACTTCTACAAGCATAAGATTGATTCAGATTCTGATGATGTCCAAAATTCAGAGTCTCTTATATCAGAGTTCAAAGTTTCTTTAGGACCAGAATTCAGAGTCCGTTTTGATCAACATACTTCAGTATTTTAGATTGTTCACAGCTATCTTAATTCTGCTTCTTTCTGAATCAGATTTAGCTTTTCTTCGCTTTAAGTAAGCTCAGACTCTGCATAATCAATAAATTGTTAGACAACAAAAATGTTCTTTTAtactttattatcatcaaaaatCAGGAATAGTTGTAGAGTCAATCTTGTTCTTACAATTCTCCCCGTTTTTGGTGATGACAACGATCTCTTAATGAGGTGGTAAAAGAGAAGCATATAGATATATAACTTGTGTAGTTAAACTTCCCCTCAATTAAGTATACAATATAATATAATCCCTCTTAGAGTTTACTTCCCCCCTTTGTCATAATCAAAAAGGTAAAATAATAATCAAAGCACATAGATCTCATGTAAAAAGAACAAGTTACCTTATAGTTATGGACATGAGCAATCTAGAGTAAGTAGTAATAAATAAGATCTAAGATTTTATTTATCCTAGTGAAAGCTAGCATCCATATTTGAAATCAACCGGTACATAAGCTTTGGAGAACTTCTTCCCCTTGATTCTTTCTCGAGCAGAACACAAAAGTCTTTGAAGCTTTCTAAACCGAGACGGAATTGTGTTGTCTACTTCTTTCTTTCTCATATTCTTTCCAATGTATAATAATTTTATCTTATGAAATCTTTTGTACAACTTATTTCTATCCTCCTTGTGCCTTTAGATTAATATTGGGCTCTAGGCATGTTGTATTTGACACCCTTTTTCTCCAAAGAACTTGAAACTCAACCATAGGTTagtaaaaaataaatttaattgaCTAAGAAATTAATAAATCACTTATTAAAGAATCAATCATATTTTTACAATTTTTTAATCTCTATTAAGTTTACTACCTCAAAATCTCAAGGTACTTTAGAAACTTCCCCTTTCTAAGAAATGACAAGCCATCGTCGATTTTCCTTCTCTATGAATAATTTGATATGCGAGTTGGTTCAACCATATGACTGATAAATCCATTACAAATGTATCATCTTAACCTTTTAATAGGTTCCATGAATTCAACCATTTAATGATACCATCAACGTTAAAACCTTGATCCCATCCGTTGAGGGATACCATCAACATCCGGATAGACAAACACCATTAGGTAACAAATTCTTCTTGCACACTTAAGATATTTGAGGAAGATTTCCTATCTTTTGATTTTAACATTGTTAAGGGAGTGTTGATATGTAGTTACCTTAAAAATATCTCCATTAACATTGTAATGGGATGGTCCTTAATGTTCCCCATTTTTTAGTTAGACATTGATTCTTTTAAGTTGACTTCTTTAACTTGAATCTCTCCATTTCGACTTTAAACTTCTTCTTGTCTTTGATATTTTTTCCCTTGATAATCATCTCCCAATGATGTTTTTTTGGGATACCAAAACTCAAAGATTCAATATTTTGTCTTGTTGTTGTTATGCGAAGATATCTCTTCCCTCATAGGAGTGGAACAGTATAACACATTTATTTCCTTAGTTGTGTCACTTGAAGAGCAACTATCAGCATCTGCATCTCAACTTGACTTTTATACCTTTTGTACCCATTTATTTTTGGGTCCTTTGATGTTAGTGGAATACATATTACGAGAAGATATCTTTCTATTTTTACGCTCACAATGTTCTTTATAAAAGTATGAAGGAGGATGTCCTTCTTTGTCTCATGACTATTTTTTATAAAATAGAACATGGTAATATGTCCGTCTTTATTACACTAATTACATTTTAGGTTCTTTCATTTAGATGTTGGTTGGTCATTTCAAATATTGCTAAAATGTTTACTATTGTTCTTAGATTCATAACCAAGACCAGCCTTATTGTAATACACCTTTTGGTTTCCTAACAAAAGAATCAACTTGTCTGTCCCTTTAGTGAATTTATTAAGTGTGTTTTGAATATCatcaattttatttttcaaaatgtCACATTAATCACACTTGATAGATTCTTGAAAGGCTTTATGAGATGAGGAAGAGTTTTGAATTCGATCATATTGTCTCTCTTTAAGACTTTCTATTTCTTCCAAcatgtttttatttttcaattcaAGGGAAGAGATAATGTTTTTGGAGGTGGAGATAATTTGTTCTAATTTACTCATTTCTTTTGTTAGCTTACAAATGTGAAATAAATCTTTATAGGAAAAGAGAGAGGTTACCTCACCATCTTGATGATTTACCCTGAAATAAGGGTTTGCTTATTCTTTATCTAAAGATTCCATATCGTCGTTATCTCATACTATGTAAGCTCTCCTTTTGGATTTCTTAAACTttcttttattttggttttttcTCGAGTGTTGAGGGCAGTTTGGTCTTACATGCCCTTTCTCTCCGCATTGATGACATGTAGGAATGGATGATCAACTTTCCTCACTTTTCTTATGGAGTCTTGAGTTTTGTTTTACGTGCCTTATGAACTCCTTGAATTTTATAAACATGAGCTTCATGAATTTATTAATCTCACTTTGACATTCTTCATATTTTGATTCCCTATCTTCGATGTTAGTAGCTTTAAAAGAAATACTTTTCCTTTTCTTCTTGTggtcttcttcttcatcatcaagtATTTTTTAGCTCCATCTCATATTCTTACAATTTACCAaagagtgtgtgtgtgtgtgtgtgtgtgtgtccatGATTTATAAATTCTTAGATACACAAATCCCAGTAAGTTTAGGTTTCCAACTACAGTTTAGGCATCTAAGAATCTTTATAACAAATTCTTCAATTGAAAATGTTTTCCCAGAGTTCTCATATGACTCACGATATGGGTAAATTGTGTTTGCATCTGATTAATGCTCTCTTCGAGTTTCATTTTAAAGAGTTCATAGTCATGGGTTAATGTACCCAACATTGCCCTCTTCACCTCAATAGTACCTTCATAGGTAATTTGGAGGATGTCCCacatttcttttgtagtttcgTAGTGAGAAACTCGTAAAAATTCATCAATATCGAGAGCAGTAGTGATGACAACTTTCATTTTTAAACTGGGCTTCACATTTTCTTTATCATTTTTTGTCCAATCCTTTTAAGGTTTGTTTTCTACAACACCATTAACTATGTGTTTAGAAACAAATAAACCTTCATTCACAGTCTTCCAAATACCATAATCCATTCCTTCTATGAAAAACTTCATTTTCTCTTTCGACAAACTATACCCTTCTCCATTAAATAATGGGGGTTTGTTTAGTGAATAGCTTGAAATCATTATGGTATATAAGATTTGACACAACCTGACGCATGCGAATATTCTTCCTTGTCAGTAGTTTATTCTTGAGCAGCATCCAGGATAACATTACCACTTTAGAAGGCGCTCAACTCTTCCAAATCTTAGAAAGCATGTGAGGCTAGAGAGACAAGGTGGTCGTAGGTAGCTTTCACCAAAAAAGTTACGTACCGTGTATGGGTTTCAAACTCAAGCATCTTCCTGATCAGATCTCACCAGCCAATCTAAAAGACCAAGTAAAGACTCTAGAAGCTCCTCCTACCAAACCCTGGAGAGGACGCCTCCAAGAAAATCTTCAGACCAAACACTCTCTTCCCAAACATCAAAAGAACTTATCACATGGTTTTATTTCCTAGAGACAAGAAATAAACGCTCGAAAGAAACACATAGCGGAGTTGCGTCAACCcaaacatcatgcaaaaatcTAATTTTTTGCCCATCCCTAAACCTCTGGACACAAGAGACGACGAACCAATCATACCCCACATCTAGGGGAGACCTTAGCAACGAAATCCCTCTCCACCACTGAGACACCCTTGAAAGGCCCCCAACCTTACCCCCTAGAAGATAACCAAAATCATCTGAACCATACCTTACTAAGCAAATATTTTTCCACAACAAAGGCACATTCAAAAGAATTATCCACCTAGATTTACTTAATATAGCTAGGTTAACCAGCCTAAGATCTCTGACATCTAAACCACTAACCATATTGGTCTTACACACATTTGCCAACTTCATCCAAGCAACATTATCACCACCTTTAAAAATCACCAAAGAAATCACCTATATAAATCAACCAGCTTCTTTCGAACTGCAACTGACATCTtcataaaagataaaaaaaaattgaaatcaaGTTCAACACCGAATTAAGTAGGACCAACTTTCCTCCCAGACTCACAAATCCATTTCTCTAAGAAGTTAATATCTTCTAGACAAGTTGAACCATAGGATCTCAAATCTCTTTCCTTCTCGGTGGTTCTCACCCTTTCCGACAAAATGAACTTAAAATTATTTTACCACATAACATTAATTGCAACTTAAAATCATGATATATTATTAGAACCAATTTTATCTTTCATGTGATTTATATACTTTGTGAATTTATTCCACCTTGTTGATATAAAAGTTAGAGGATCTTTATCCTCTTCATATGTGCACAAGGGCATTGCTGAATCTTACTACTCTCTCCTTAGATTGCAGCATGGAATGCTGATGTATCCTTCATTCACAATATAAAACACTTATATAATCCTAGAGTCTAGGTCTGAAAGTGGTAAATACATATGACTATATGCAAAGGTATACACAATTATGGCACATAACATATAGTAACAAATAATTTCACATAAAAAGCAAAAAAGGTGTTACTATATAATAGTGCCTATTAATTAAATAAAGAATATAAAACCATCACTTTATTTCTGGAGCAGAATCAAAGGAAATAAAGGTCCATTCGATTGTGACTCTTCCACCGAAGACCTCCCCACCATGACTCCATGACTCATCACCTTTTTACTTTTGAATTCCATGCATATACTATTATTATTTTTCTAAATTCTATTAATATTAAAACCTCATAGTTTCAAAGTTAAAGATAATAATATATGAatataatatatttaaaattgttataaatattttattaatttaacCTAATCTTTAAAAAACAATCATTGTTTCTATCATATTATTGTTAGAGTGCACTATAACACCTACTATATATTAATATTTAAATTTAGGGTTAGGGTTTTCTCCCTTTAACATATGCATGATGATTTAAGACTATAAAGTCTAATTTAGAAATAATTCCACAGTAAAAGAATAAGAAACACGTTTGGTGCTCTTCAATAATCacaaaaatttaattttaataaaatacaaaaagagagggagagagaaaataaacaagaacaaaaataaatataaacacTACTCACCCCCACAAAACTCCTTTATCTTTTTTCCATCTCTGTGATCTCTTTTTCTCTGCAACTCTCTCATGTTACTGATGTGATTCTCCACCCACACACACTAACATATCCAAAGAGAAAACTCATCAAACTTTTGCAAAAGATACAAAGCTTAATTAGCCATGGTTTTTCCTTCTCTTCCAACCTATCTAGATCCATCCAACTGGTCACAACAGGTATTCATTCTTTCTTCTCTAGCTTCCTTTTTTCTTTattcttaattttattttttattttttctagCTTCTTCATCAATAAAGCTAACAAGATATAATTCATCAGAAAACAGATATTCTAACACACTTTATAATCAAGCTTTTTTTTTCTTGAATATACTATTGTACATGTGTGTAAAATATTATATAgtttcttttatttatttattatttttcttatACTTTTGCGAAAATATTAAAACTAGCAAGCAGGAATTGATATTGAAACTCAAAATTCATTGCATCTGCAGCAGCCATCAGCTTCAACTGTTACAACAGCAATCACAGTTGAAACTGATGGCTGCTATCAAGGGTCTATAAGACCGGGATCAATGATGGATCGAGCTAGAATGTCAAAGATACACCAAAACGATGCCGCCGCTGCTGCAGTACAAAAATGTCCAAGATGTGAATCAACAAACACAAAGTTTTGCTACTACAACAACTATAGTCTTTCGCAGCCTCGTCATTTTTGCAAAGCTTGTCGCCGTTATTGGACTAGAGGTGGTGCACTTAGAAGTGTTCCTGTTGGAGGTGGTTGTAGAAAGAATAATAAAAGAAGCAAAGGGAATTCAGTGTCGAAACCGCCTTTAAAACCTAATCGAAGTAATGATCATCGGCAAGTCGGTGCCAGTGCTATTGCAGGTGGTTCTAGATCAGAAAATGCAAAATCTTCTTCtggtaataataataataataataatggaGGCAATAATTCTAATGTGAACTTGGGAATGTCTCATTTTCCAACTCAATTCCCATTTTTTCCTTCTTTGCATCATTATAACAATAATGGCTATGTTTCTCAAGGCATTGATTCTATGGTGGCAAAAAATATTACCAATACTACTAATGTTGAGTATCAACTTGGTAGAGATTCTTTGGTTggtgaacaatggaggtttctGAATCCGCTACAAGTTCATCATCAACAGCAaaagcaacaacaacaacgacagaATCATCAACAATTCCCTTTCATGACAAATTTGGAACCACAAAATGGATTATTTCAATTTTGTGGAGAAAATAATGGTGAAACTCAAAGAAGTTTCACAAGTTCTAAGGCAATGGATTCTTCAAGTGCTAGTATAGGAATggtgaaaatggaagaaaataATCATCAAAGGTTGAGTTTGCCAAAGAATCTCTTGAGTGGTTCAGGAAATAGTAACGATCtattttggaatgaagttcctagTTTCACTCCTTCATCAAGTGAGTTGTTATGAACCTATAAATCTAGTGCTTTTGGTTCCTCATAGAGCCATAGATTATTATGATCATATAATAGAAATGATTCAAGACAAACCAAAGTTTTAGAACCATTATTTCTCTTGCTAACCACACAAATATCTATGTTGTGTTATGAGaaaagatgaaggagaagaaatgGTTACAACGTAATCAAGAGTTTAGTCGAGAGATAAGTAAAATCTGATCGATTTGTTTTTGTTAGGATTTGAACTCAGATTCTTCCAAACGATTTTGAGTCCAATTACTTGATTTTTATCTAGATGAGAACCAACTTTAATGGTTTCTTATTTAAGTATTAGCAAATAGGAGATTAATATTTGAAACAAGTGTTATGTATTTGTTTATATGGTTTTCTTCAATGATAATTTCTTTGCTTTGTGTGAAAAATTCAATATTGCATGGTATATAGTTCTTTATTTGTTTCATCTAAGACAATTTTCTTTATATCATTTCATTCCCAAAGAGTAAATAAAAAGTTTTTATATGAAAAAAAGTTCACACATTTGTTAGGCAATTTTATGAATCTTAAGCATGGAGGTCACTCCCATTTTTGGTGGGTTAGCAAAGTGGAAATGAATTGTACCATGATAATTCAATTTCATGAAAAATGTATAATGAATTTCCATGCATTATTTTTGTCACGTTTAATCAAGCTTTAGTTTCATCTGACCGGCTGCTGCTATAAAGTATAGTACATCTAACTTTTGTTTTTGAAATCATCTTAATAGAAACTTCAAATTCCTAGACTTCTTTTGGTCTCACATTTTGAGAAGCTATTTTTTTTTAATCTTCGGATACTTCTTTTTAACCCTTCACAAGAAAAGGGAAAAAAGCATATTGAATACATCCAAATTGGGACCATGATGAAGGGGTGAAGAGAGAGAGGGGAAAATCACATGAATTTAGTAGCATTAGTAGTAATAGAGTACAATTATGGCCAAAATGATTAAATATAGTTAGTTATAATGAAATTGACTAAATGTATCGTACTTCTTTGTTTTTAAAATCA encodes:
- the LOC127128823 gene encoding dof zinc finger protein DOF5.1, producing the protein MVFPSLPTYLDPSNWSQQQAGIDIETQNSLHLQQPSASTVTTAITVETDGCYQGSIRPGSMMDRARMSKIHQNDAAAAAVQKCPRCESTNTKFCYYNNYSLSQPRHFCKACRRYWTRGGALRSVPVGGGCRKNNKRSKGNSVSKPPLKPNRSNDHRQVGASAIAGGSRSENAKSSSGNNNNNNNGGNNSNVNLGMSHFPTQFPFFPSLHHYNNNGYVSQGIDSMVAKNITNTTNVEYQLGRDSLVGEQWRFLNPLQVHHQQQKQQQQRQNHQQFPFMTNLEPQNGLFQFCGENNGETQRSFTSSKAMDSSSASIGMVKMEENNHQRLSLPKNLLSGSGNSNDLFWNEVPSFTPSSSELL